The Musa acuminata AAA Group cultivar baxijiao chromosome BXJ1-3, Cavendish_Baxijiao_AAA, whole genome shotgun sequence genome window below encodes:
- the LOC135632804 gene encoding uncharacterized protein LOC135632804 isoform X2: MEMDSHRRLDSLTAHIALYHSASSKVSNPNPSPRAAVLRWFSGLTVAHRQSALTVADADFLRVLLQMLSRLRRRGHGFFFLLPDLPSPSLPSLCFRRSYGLLSRAAAADAAERTVADSLLLFASSDDSPLLDAATVAEDLVSDVDRFVAVMDAISGGRFLRGEVNGLAAPWAEMPWLKDKGYYSLEAFVANRLEVALRLSWLNSQGGKKLKGGKAAKEKALTAGLAANAFWRKKGCLDWWAGLDPGGRKKIFEAFLGKAAKSLANEIIRESELASWNELCFHKLDGEFQLRYGPIPCWMRSKKPFFSRKPDFCMDIITNTSSGRPQSLAKYLNCLLVIQEICSLYLSEYEEKIMLFSTLPSVDTISDSILRKLQKLLMGIYTNYINVELLGDAKLKTNQNKSQQKSNTGCLKGKKKSRSSGKPRSVPKASKVDSTSCETSVGHECGADSARDSTTRLCSQEDTILPMDNQKAKTTTTTLKDHGNGTPSAENDTENIGDSFECKSHTSKKKSGRRRAKTKSKISSSMKVGCPDLEDKRSDLSSLAVDIERKEAIDPLLNGLSGPATVTPLLNGSAIISDPSPVDNSCEPYHEPGLMDENGNTGCMKKDLDLHNTINHCVTGLCFSKSSDRSEIHHECKCDSQSANTLEVVPQISMTNSAICSDETSANSVDPSMKCLENENRYQVSNLSLPMPEPSIKGRSYDWPETKINNSENLCKITSQFVASSINQEGFANDDGSVIQNDSKTCYSYNQTNTFEGKSYEWPVIAPHNFSSFNSQHVPAATERLHLDVGHEWPAYRHQSFLCSRHQARLPSNEGGCNHILPPLTLPMSFDWPPMVKSCTRLSQTVTVSYDSGYNSRLQSSYCTGFSGHAVQNTGTFSENDRIHTGDILDVYDMKNISDLAEDTESYWLSEEEIESHMLSGRDYNQFFGGGVMYWNPAEHVGSGFSRPPSHSSDDSGWAWHEADLNRAIDDMVGVPGLSASYNTNGLASPTATQFCSPFDTVGSGHQSVGYAVSGNDITGKVINSSSVPDIPEEKAPKSMNNSASVIEGVKGDTLPFSMLRPIIVPSMSRRGSRSEFKLGYEHKSPCVPSSRRDVPQIKRPPSPVVLCVPRVPRPPPPSPVGESRKRGFPIVRSGSSSPRHWGVRFSDESGSEESRCCFDGAEVVWPSWGNKGLTTNPMVRSIHGPLLTDHLITIPQLAFDQEHPDVALPLQPPELLNCSSAKTSLSIMHNLLHEEIDFFCKQVAAENLIKKPYINWAVKRVTRSLQVLWPRSRTNIFGSNATGLALPTSDVDIVVSLPPVRNLEPIKEAGILEGRNGIKETCLQHAARYLANQEWVRNDSLKTIENTAIPVIMLVAEVPDDIDISRKKSSMVDIPRALSSMVPGRQCNIPTTDLSSSDCTSWPYSKMKKDDNIDVKSIRLDISFKSASHTGLQTSELVRELTQQFPASVPLALVLKKFLADRSLDHAYSGGLSSYCLVLLIIRFLQHEHHVGRPNNQNLGGLLMDFLYFFGYIFEPRHMRVSIQGSGIYMNRERGLSIDPIHIDDPLYPTNNVGRNCFRIHQCIKGFCKVCTSSL, encoded by the exons ATGGAAATGGATTCCCACCGAAGACTTGATTCTCTCACCGCTCACATCGCCCTCTACCACTCAGCCTCCTCCAAGGTAtcgaaccctaaccctagccctcGGGCTGCCGTACTCCGGTGGTTCTCGGGCCTGACCGTCGCGCACCGCCAGTCCGCCCTCACCGTCGCGGACGCCGACTTCCTTCGCGTCCTCCTCCAGATGCTCTCCCGCCTCCGCCGCCGAGGccacggcttcttcttcctcctccccgaCCTCCCCTCCCCTTCCCTCCCCTCCCTCTGCTTCCGCCGTTCTTACGGTCTCCTCTCCCGCGCCGCTGCTGCCGACGCCGCCGAGAGGACCGTCGCCGATTCCCTCCTCCTTTTCGCGTCCAGCGATGATTCCCCGCTCCTGGATGCGGCCACGGTGGCGGAGGACCTTGTCTCGGATGTTGACCGCTTCGTGGCGGTCATGGATGCGATCTCTGGTGGGAGGTTCCTCAGAGGGGAGGTGAACGGGTTGGCGGCGCCGTGGGCGGAGATGCCTTGGTTGAAGGACAAAGGCTACTACAGCTTGGAGGCGTTTGTGGCAAATCGGCTTGAGGTTGCTCTGAGGTTGTCGTGGCTTAACTCCCAGGGAGGCAAGAAGCTGAAGGGTGGGAAGGCAGCCAAGGAGAAAGCCTTGACTGCTGGTCTGGCGGCAAATGCTTTTTGGAGGAAGAAAGGTTGCTTGGATTGGTGGGCGGGGTTGGATCCTGGAGGAAGGAAAAAAATCTTTGAGGCCTTCTTGGGGAAGGCAGCTAAATCTCTG GCAAATGAAATTATCAGGGAGTCAGAACTTGCCTCGTGGAATGAACTTTGTTTTCACAAGCTTGATGGTGAATTCCAACTAAGATATGGTCCCATTCCTTGTTGGATGAGGTCAAAGAAGCCATTCTTCAGTAGGAAGCCAGATTTTTGCATGGACATCATTACCAACACATCTTCTGGAAGGCCACAATCTCTAGCCAAATATTTGAACTGTTTACTAGTAATTCAGGAGATATGTTCTCTTTATCTTAGTGAATATGAAGAAAAGATAATGCTCTTTAGTACACTACCATCTGTTGATACCATTTCTGATTCTATTTTAAGGAAACTACAAAAACTCCTCATGGGTATATATACTAACTATATAAATGTTGAACTTCTGGGAGATGCAAAGTTGAAGACCAATCAAAACAAAAGTCAACAGAAGTCTAACACTGGCTGTCTCAAAGGGAAGAAGAAATCTCGTAGTTCTGGGAAGCCGAGGTCTGTTCCAAAGGCATCCAAAGTTGATTCCACCTCATGCGAAACTTCAGTG GGTCATGAATGTGGAGCAGACAGTGCACGTGATAGCACAACTAGGCTTTGTTCCCAAGAGGACACTATTTTGCCAATGGATAATCAGAAGGCTAAAACAACtactactacactgaaagatcatgGAAATGGGACTCCATCAGCAGAGAACGACACT GAAAATATTGGCGACTCGTTTGAGTGCAAGAGCCATACCAGTAAGAAGAAAAGTGGAAGAAGAAGAGCTAAAACTAAAAGTAAAATCTCAAGCTCAATGAAAGTTGGATGTCCTGatcttgaggataaaagatctgaTCTTTCATCCCTTGCTGTGGATATTGAAAGGAAAGAAGCCATTGATCCCTTGTTGAATGGATTAAGTGGTCCAGCAACTGTTACTCCCTTGTTGAATGGATCTGCTATCATTTCTGATCCATCACCAGTAGATAATTCATGTGAGCCTTATCACGAGCCAGGTTTAATGGATGAGAATGGGAATACAGGGTGCATGAAAAAGGATCTTGATCTTCATAATACCATAAACCACTGTGTTACTGGGTTGTGCTTTTCCAAAAGTTCAGACAGATCAGAAATCCACCATGAATGCAAGTGTGACTCACAATCTGCTAATACATTAGAAGTGGTGCCACAAATATCTATGACAAACAGTGCAATCTGCTCTGATGAAACTAGTGCAAATTCTGTTGATCCATCCATGAAGTGTTTAGAGAACGAAAACAGATATCAGGTATCCAATCTTTCTTTACCTATGCCTGAGCCAAGTATTAAAGGCAGATCATATGATTGGCCTGAAACCAAGATTAATAATTCTGAAAATCTATGCAAAATAACTTCACAGTTTGTTGCTTCTTCAATAAACCAAGAAGGTTTTGCAAATGATGATGGTTCTGTAATTCAAAATGATAGTAAAACATGCTATTCATATAATCAAACAAATACTTTTGAAGGAAAATCATATGAGTGGCCTGTCATAGCGCCCCATAATTTTTCATCTTTCAATTCACAGCATGTTCCTGCTGCTACGGAGAGGCTACATTTGGATGTTGGACATGAATGGCCTGCTTACCGTCATCAGTCCTTCCTATGTTCGAGGCATCAGGCAAGGCTCCCTTCCAACGAGGGTGGATGCAACCATATCTTACCACCTCTAACTTTGCCAATGAGTTTTGATTGGCCTCCTATGGTTAAAAGTTGTACTCGATTGAGTCAAACAGTGACTGTAAGCTATGATTCTGGATATAATTCAAGGCTGCAATCTTCATATTGTACAGGTTTTTCGGGTCATGCAGTTCAAAATACTGGTACTTTTAGTGAGAATGACAGAATTCATACTGGAGATATTCTGGATGTATATGATATGAAAAACATATCCGATTTGGCAGAGGATACTGAAAGTTATTGGCTTTCGGAGGAGGAAATAGAGAGTCATATGCTATCTGGGAGGGATTATAATCAGTTTTTTGGTGGTGGAGTGATGTACTGGAATCCTGCTGAACATGTTGGATCAGGTTTTTCTCGCCCACCATCTCATAGTTCTGATGATAGTGGATGGGCTTGGCATGAGGCTGATCTTAACAGAGCTATAGATGATATGGTTGGAGTGCCTGGATTATCTGCTTCATACAATACAAATGGTCTGGCCTCACCAACTGCCACTCAGTTTTGTTCACCATTTGACACCGTGGGATCTGGACACCAATCCGTTGGTTATGCTGTTTCAGGAAATGATATTACTGGGAAGGTTATTAACTCTTCCTCAGTGCCAGATATTCCTGAAGAAAAAGCTCCAAAATCCATGAATAATTCAGCTAGTGTCATTGAAGGAGTGAAAGGAGATACACTTCCATTCTCAATGTTGCGGCCAATCATTGTTCCAAGCATGTCGAGAAGGGGATCCAGATCGGAATTTAAGCTTGGCTATGAACACAAAAGCCCATGTGTGCCTTCTAGTAGGAGGGATGTTCCCCAAAtcaagagaccaccatcccccgtGGTACTTTGTGTTCCTCGAGTGCCTCGCCCTCCTCCACCTTCTCCTGTAGGAGAATCTAGAAAGCGTGGCTTCCCAATTGTTAGGTCTGGAAGCTCAAGTCCCAGACACTGGGGTGTTAGGTTTTCTGATGAAAGTGGTTCTGAGGAAAGTCGATGTTGTTTTGATGGTGCTGAAGTTGTATGGCCTTCATGGGGAAACAAAGGCCTTACCACCAATCCCATGGTTCGGTCAATTCATGGACCTTTATTGACAGATCATCTCATCACAATTCCCCAGCTTGCCTTCGATCAGGAACAT CCTGATGTAGCTTTACCATTGCAACCTCCAGAGTTGTTGAATTGTTCATCTGCTAAAACATCCTTGTCTATCATGCACAATCTTCTTCATGAGGAAATCGATTTTTTTTGCAAGCAG GTTGCTGCTGAGAATCTGATTAAGAAGCCCTACATTAATTGGGCTGTCAAGAGGGTAACGCGTTCCCTTCAAGTCCTCTGGCCTCGCTCCAggacaaacatatttggttctaaTGCGACTGGTTTAGCTCTTCCAACTAGTGATGTAGATATCGTGGTTTCTCTTCCTCCAGTGCGGAATTTG GAACCTATCAAAGAAGCTGGAATTTTGGAAGGTCGTAATGGTATCAAGGAAACATGCCTTCAG CATGCAGCTAGATACCTTGCAAACCAGGAGTGGGTTAGAAATGACTCCCTCAAGACCATAGAGAATACTGCG ATTCCTGTAATCATGCTGGTGGCAGAAGTTCCTGACGACATTGATATTTCAAGAAAGAAATCGTCCATGGTGGATATACCACGAGCACTTTCAAGTATGGTTCCTGGGAGACAATGCAACATTCCTACTACTGATCTTTCTAGTTCAGACTGTACCTCTTGGCCATATTCAAAAATGAAAAAGGATGATAACATTGATGTAAAGTCGATTCGTCTTGATATCAGCTTCAAATCAGCATCACATACTGGACTTCAAACTTCTGAACTG GTTAGAGAACTGACCCAGCAATTTCCTGCTTCTGTACCGCTGGCTTTAGTACTTAAGAAGTTCCTGGCTGATCGAAGTTTGGACCATGCTTATTCTGGTGGTTTAAGTTCATACTGCTTG
- the LOC135632804 gene encoding uncharacterized protein LOC135632804 isoform X4 has product MEMDSHRRLDSLTAHIALYHSASSKVSNPNPSPRAAVLRWFSGLTVAHRQSALTVADADFLRVLLQMLSRLRRRGHGFFFLLPDLPSPSLPSLCFRRSYGLLSRAAAADAAERTVADSLLLFASSDDSPLLDAATVAEDLVSDVDRFVAVMDAISGGRFLRGEVNGLAAPWAEMPWLKDKGYYSLEAFVANRLEVALRLSWLNSQGGKKLKGGKAAKEKALTAGLAANAFWRKKGCLDWWAGLDPGGRKKIFEAFLGKAAKSLANEIIRESELASWNELCFHKLDGEFQLRYGPIPCWMRSKKPFFSRKPDFCMDIITNTSSGRPQSLAKYLNCLLVIQEICSLYLSEYEEKIMLFSTLPSVDTISDSILRKLQKLLMGIYTNYINVELLGDAKLKTNQNKSQQKSNTGCLKGKKKSRSSGKPRSVPKASKVDSTSCETSVGHECGADSARDSTTRLCSQEDTILPMDNQKAKTTTTTLKDHGNGTPSAENDTENIGDSFECKSHTSKKKSGRRRAKTKSKISSSMKVGCPDLEDKRSDLSSLAVDIERKEAIDPLLNGLSGPATVTPLLNGSAIISDPSPVDNSCEPYHEPGLMDENGNTGCMKKDLDLHNTINHCVTGLCFSKSSDRSEIHHECKCDSQSANTLEVVPQISMTNSAICSDETSANSVDPSMKCLENENRYQVSNLSLPMPEPSIKGRSYDWPETKINNSENLCKITSQFVASSINQEGFANDDGSVIQNDSKTCYSYNQTNTFEGKSYEWPVIAPHNFSSFNSQHVPAATERLHLDVGHEWPAYRHQSFLCSRHQARLPSNEGGCNHILPPLTLPMSFDWPPMVKSCTRLSQTVTVSYDSGYNSRLQSSYCTGFSGHAVQNTGTFSENDRIHTGDILDVYDMKNISDLAEDTESYWLSEEEIESHMLSGRDYNQFFGGGVMYWNPAEHVGSGFSRPPSHSSDDSGWAWHEADLNRAIDDMVGVPGLSASYNTNGLASPTATQFCSPFDTVGSGHQSVGYAVSGNDITGKVINSSSVPDIPEEKAPKSMNNSASVIEGVKGDTLPFSMLRPIIVPSMSRRGSRSEFKLGYEHKSPCVPSSRRDVPQIKRPPSPVVLCVPRVPRPPPPSPVGESRKRGFPIVRSGSSSPRHWGVRFSDESGSEESRCCFDGAEVVWPSWGNKGLTTNPMVRSIHGPLLTDHLITIPQLAFDQEHPDVALPLQPPELLNCSSAKTSLSIMHNLLHEEIDFFCKQVAAENLIKKPYINWAVKRVTRSLQVLWPRSRTNIFGSNATGLALPTSDVDIVVSLPPVRNLEPIKEAGILEGRNGIKETCLQHAARYLANQEWVRNDSLKTIENTAIPVIMLVAEVPDDIDISRKKSSMVDIPRALSSMVPGRQCNIPTTDLSSSDCTSWPYSKMKKDDNIDVKSIRLDISFKSASHTGLQTSELVRELTQQFPASVPLALVLKKFLADRSLDHAYSGGLSSYCLIGIVAELMLKIYFHASLFLYVQRILWC; this is encoded by the exons ATGGAAATGGATTCCCACCGAAGACTTGATTCTCTCACCGCTCACATCGCCCTCTACCACTCAGCCTCCTCCAAGGTAtcgaaccctaaccctagccctcGGGCTGCCGTACTCCGGTGGTTCTCGGGCCTGACCGTCGCGCACCGCCAGTCCGCCCTCACCGTCGCGGACGCCGACTTCCTTCGCGTCCTCCTCCAGATGCTCTCCCGCCTCCGCCGCCGAGGccacggcttcttcttcctcctccccgaCCTCCCCTCCCCTTCCCTCCCCTCCCTCTGCTTCCGCCGTTCTTACGGTCTCCTCTCCCGCGCCGCTGCTGCCGACGCCGCCGAGAGGACCGTCGCCGATTCCCTCCTCCTTTTCGCGTCCAGCGATGATTCCCCGCTCCTGGATGCGGCCACGGTGGCGGAGGACCTTGTCTCGGATGTTGACCGCTTCGTGGCGGTCATGGATGCGATCTCTGGTGGGAGGTTCCTCAGAGGGGAGGTGAACGGGTTGGCGGCGCCGTGGGCGGAGATGCCTTGGTTGAAGGACAAAGGCTACTACAGCTTGGAGGCGTTTGTGGCAAATCGGCTTGAGGTTGCTCTGAGGTTGTCGTGGCTTAACTCCCAGGGAGGCAAGAAGCTGAAGGGTGGGAAGGCAGCCAAGGAGAAAGCCTTGACTGCTGGTCTGGCGGCAAATGCTTTTTGGAGGAAGAAAGGTTGCTTGGATTGGTGGGCGGGGTTGGATCCTGGAGGAAGGAAAAAAATCTTTGAGGCCTTCTTGGGGAAGGCAGCTAAATCTCTG GCAAATGAAATTATCAGGGAGTCAGAACTTGCCTCGTGGAATGAACTTTGTTTTCACAAGCTTGATGGTGAATTCCAACTAAGATATGGTCCCATTCCTTGTTGGATGAGGTCAAAGAAGCCATTCTTCAGTAGGAAGCCAGATTTTTGCATGGACATCATTACCAACACATCTTCTGGAAGGCCACAATCTCTAGCCAAATATTTGAACTGTTTACTAGTAATTCAGGAGATATGTTCTCTTTATCTTAGTGAATATGAAGAAAAGATAATGCTCTTTAGTACACTACCATCTGTTGATACCATTTCTGATTCTATTTTAAGGAAACTACAAAAACTCCTCATGGGTATATATACTAACTATATAAATGTTGAACTTCTGGGAGATGCAAAGTTGAAGACCAATCAAAACAAAAGTCAACAGAAGTCTAACACTGGCTGTCTCAAAGGGAAGAAGAAATCTCGTAGTTCTGGGAAGCCGAGGTCTGTTCCAAAGGCATCCAAAGTTGATTCCACCTCATGCGAAACTTCAGTG GGTCATGAATGTGGAGCAGACAGTGCACGTGATAGCACAACTAGGCTTTGTTCCCAAGAGGACACTATTTTGCCAATGGATAATCAGAAGGCTAAAACAACtactactacactgaaagatcatgGAAATGGGACTCCATCAGCAGAGAACGACACT GAAAATATTGGCGACTCGTTTGAGTGCAAGAGCCATACCAGTAAGAAGAAAAGTGGAAGAAGAAGAGCTAAAACTAAAAGTAAAATCTCAAGCTCAATGAAAGTTGGATGTCCTGatcttgaggataaaagatctgaTCTTTCATCCCTTGCTGTGGATATTGAAAGGAAAGAAGCCATTGATCCCTTGTTGAATGGATTAAGTGGTCCAGCAACTGTTACTCCCTTGTTGAATGGATCTGCTATCATTTCTGATCCATCACCAGTAGATAATTCATGTGAGCCTTATCACGAGCCAGGTTTAATGGATGAGAATGGGAATACAGGGTGCATGAAAAAGGATCTTGATCTTCATAATACCATAAACCACTGTGTTACTGGGTTGTGCTTTTCCAAAAGTTCAGACAGATCAGAAATCCACCATGAATGCAAGTGTGACTCACAATCTGCTAATACATTAGAAGTGGTGCCACAAATATCTATGACAAACAGTGCAATCTGCTCTGATGAAACTAGTGCAAATTCTGTTGATCCATCCATGAAGTGTTTAGAGAACGAAAACAGATATCAGGTATCCAATCTTTCTTTACCTATGCCTGAGCCAAGTATTAAAGGCAGATCATATGATTGGCCTGAAACCAAGATTAATAATTCTGAAAATCTATGCAAAATAACTTCACAGTTTGTTGCTTCTTCAATAAACCAAGAAGGTTTTGCAAATGATGATGGTTCTGTAATTCAAAATGATAGTAAAACATGCTATTCATATAATCAAACAAATACTTTTGAAGGAAAATCATATGAGTGGCCTGTCATAGCGCCCCATAATTTTTCATCTTTCAATTCACAGCATGTTCCTGCTGCTACGGAGAGGCTACATTTGGATGTTGGACATGAATGGCCTGCTTACCGTCATCAGTCCTTCCTATGTTCGAGGCATCAGGCAAGGCTCCCTTCCAACGAGGGTGGATGCAACCATATCTTACCACCTCTAACTTTGCCAATGAGTTTTGATTGGCCTCCTATGGTTAAAAGTTGTACTCGATTGAGTCAAACAGTGACTGTAAGCTATGATTCTGGATATAATTCAAGGCTGCAATCTTCATATTGTACAGGTTTTTCGGGTCATGCAGTTCAAAATACTGGTACTTTTAGTGAGAATGACAGAATTCATACTGGAGATATTCTGGATGTATATGATATGAAAAACATATCCGATTTGGCAGAGGATACTGAAAGTTATTGGCTTTCGGAGGAGGAAATAGAGAGTCATATGCTATCTGGGAGGGATTATAATCAGTTTTTTGGTGGTGGAGTGATGTACTGGAATCCTGCTGAACATGTTGGATCAGGTTTTTCTCGCCCACCATCTCATAGTTCTGATGATAGTGGATGGGCTTGGCATGAGGCTGATCTTAACAGAGCTATAGATGATATGGTTGGAGTGCCTGGATTATCTGCTTCATACAATACAAATGGTCTGGCCTCACCAACTGCCACTCAGTTTTGTTCACCATTTGACACCGTGGGATCTGGACACCAATCCGTTGGTTATGCTGTTTCAGGAAATGATATTACTGGGAAGGTTATTAACTCTTCCTCAGTGCCAGATATTCCTGAAGAAAAAGCTCCAAAATCCATGAATAATTCAGCTAGTGTCATTGAAGGAGTGAAAGGAGATACACTTCCATTCTCAATGTTGCGGCCAATCATTGTTCCAAGCATGTCGAGAAGGGGATCCAGATCGGAATTTAAGCTTGGCTATGAACACAAAAGCCCATGTGTGCCTTCTAGTAGGAGGGATGTTCCCCAAAtcaagagaccaccatcccccgtGGTACTTTGTGTTCCTCGAGTGCCTCGCCCTCCTCCACCTTCTCCTGTAGGAGAATCTAGAAAGCGTGGCTTCCCAATTGTTAGGTCTGGAAGCTCAAGTCCCAGACACTGGGGTGTTAGGTTTTCTGATGAAAGTGGTTCTGAGGAAAGTCGATGTTGTTTTGATGGTGCTGAAGTTGTATGGCCTTCATGGGGAAACAAAGGCCTTACCACCAATCCCATGGTTCGGTCAATTCATGGACCTTTATTGACAGATCATCTCATCACAATTCCCCAGCTTGCCTTCGATCAGGAACAT CCTGATGTAGCTTTACCATTGCAACCTCCAGAGTTGTTGAATTGTTCATCTGCTAAAACATCCTTGTCTATCATGCACAATCTTCTTCATGAGGAAATCGATTTTTTTTGCAAGCAG GTTGCTGCTGAGAATCTGATTAAGAAGCCCTACATTAATTGGGCTGTCAAGAGGGTAACGCGTTCCCTTCAAGTCCTCTGGCCTCGCTCCAggacaaacatatttggttctaaTGCGACTGGTTTAGCTCTTCCAACTAGTGATGTAGATATCGTGGTTTCTCTTCCTCCAGTGCGGAATTTG GAACCTATCAAAGAAGCTGGAATTTTGGAAGGTCGTAATGGTATCAAGGAAACATGCCTTCAG CATGCAGCTAGATACCTTGCAAACCAGGAGTGGGTTAGAAATGACTCCCTCAAGACCATAGAGAATACTGCG ATTCCTGTAATCATGCTGGTGGCAGAAGTTCCTGACGACATTGATATTTCAAGAAAGAAATCGTCCATGGTGGATATACCACGAGCACTTTCAAGTATGGTTCCTGGGAGACAATGCAACATTCCTACTACTGATCTTTCTAGTTCAGACTGTACCTCTTGGCCATATTCAAAAATGAAAAAGGATGATAACATTGATGTAAAGTCGATTCGTCTTGATATCAGCTTCAAATCAGCATCACATACTGGACTTCAAACTTCTGAACTG GTTAGAGAACTGACCCAGCAATTTCCTGCTTCTGTACCGCTGGCTTTAGTACTTAAGAAGTTCCTGGCTGATCGAAGTTTGGACCATGCTTATTCTGGTGGTTTAAGTTCATACTGCTTG